The following proteins come from a genomic window of Candidatus Rokuibacteriota bacterium:
- a CDS encoding cupin domain-containing protein, with translation MILKETERSVYLDVSRIEWQPTKYPGVETKVLYADASGRQTALVRMAPGARLPNHRHVGVEQSFVLEGTLVDDDGACTAGNFVWRRPGSIHTAWSPDGCIVLGIFEQPNEFLA, from the coding sequence ATGATCCTCAAGGAGACCGAGCGGTCCGTCTACCTCGACGTGTCCAGGATCGAGTGGCAGCCCACCAAGTACCCCGGCGTCGAGACCAAGGTGCTCTATGCGGACGCCTCGGGCCGGCAGACGGCCCTCGTCCGCATGGCTCCCGGCGCCCGGCTCCCCAACCACCGTCATGTCGGCGTCGAGCAGAGCTTCGTCCTGGAGGGCACGCTCGTTGACGACGACGGCGCCTGCACCGCGGGGAATTTCGTCTGGCGCCGGCCGGGCTCGATCCACACCGCGTGGAGTCCCGACGGCTGCATCGTCCTCGGCATCTTCGAGCAGCCGAACGAGTTCCTCGCCTAG
- a CDS encoding VacJ family lipoprotein translates to MRPDSSGLTDAVRLAVLVLALGGCASLSAAPDPTAELRDLASPGAIAADGQDEDAGQRPATAADASGEETPWIPAAIAEMSLLAQTTAKSPPADVEIEEYDPWESFNEKMFEFNRWLDRWVLKPAAKGYNYVLPEPVQQLISNGFDNIRTVPRFVNSLLQGKFAGAGRELSRFLINSTLGVGGLFDVAKTEFDIAASNEDAGQTLGVWGMGPGPYLVLPFLPPLTVRDGLGYAVDGAMDPLVYVLPFVWDRAGMRIGDTINDRALNLDLYQGFEETTVEFYSALRNAYLQRRQKLIRE, encoded by the coding sequence GTGCGGCCTGACTCAAGCGGATTGACAGACGCGGTGCGACTCGCCGTCCTGGTCCTCGCGCTCGGCGGATGCGCCAGCCTTTCAGCCGCCCCCGACCCCACCGCGGAGCTCCGCGACCTCGCGTCCCCCGGCGCGATCGCGGCTGACGGTCAGGATGAGGACGCTGGCCAGCGGCCGGCCACGGCGGCCGACGCAAGCGGCGAGGAAACCCCCTGGATCCCGGCGGCCATCGCCGAAATGAGCCTGCTCGCCCAGACGACGGCGAAGAGCCCACCCGCCGACGTCGAGATCGAGGAGTACGACCCCTGGGAGTCGTTCAACGAGAAAATGTTCGAGTTCAACCGCTGGCTGGACCGCTGGGTCCTCAAGCCGGCTGCCAAGGGCTACAACTACGTCCTCCCCGAGCCCGTGCAACAGCTGATCTCCAACGGCTTCGACAACATCCGCACGGTCCCGCGCTTCGTGAACAGCCTGCTCCAGGGCAAGTTTGCCGGCGCGGGCCGCGAACTGTCGCGGTTCCTCATCAACAGCACCCTTGGCGTCGGCGGGCTCTTCGACGTCGCCAAAACGGAATTCGACATCGCGGCGAGCAACGAGGACGCCGGCCAGACCCTGGGAGTGTGGGGGATGGGGCCCGGGCCTTATCTCGTGCTGCCCTTCCTGCCCCCGCTGACCGTGCGCGACGGCCTCGGCTACGCCGTCGATGGGGCGATGGATCCTCTTGTCTACGTCCTACCCTTCGTCTGGGACCGCGCGGGGATGAGGATCGGCGACACCATCAACGATCGCGCGCTCAACCTCGACCTCTACCAGGGGTTCGAGGAGACCACGGTCGAGTTCTACAGCGCCCTCCGCAACGCCTACCTTCAGCGCCGCCAGAAGCTCATCAGGGAGTGA
- a CDS encoding CoA transferase yields MSEAATALAQLWSWADCDPAALECTRLTGGDPVLPTNFKIGTAATATIAAAGLAAAELWRLRTGRRQRVAVDARAAAVAFRSERYLRVDGRTPPDAWGPISGFYRVGDGRWIQLHCNFPHHRDGVVRLLGCDGTREAVAAAVPGWKAGELEDALAAAGLCAGMVRAAEEWREHPQAQAVDQLPVFEIIKLGDAPPEPCGDGGRPLSGVRVLDLTRVIAGPVCGRTLAEHGAEVLLITAEHLPHIDMHVMDNGRGKLSAYLDLRRAGGADRLRALVRRADVFAQSYRPGALAAHGFLPEEVARLRPGIVYVTVSAYSHAGPWRERRGFDSLVQSVSGIAHEGGVATGTAAPKHLPAQALDHATGYLAAFGAMVALARRAREGGSYLVRVSLAQTGRWIDRLGRVTGHGTPELTLGDIEDLLQVAESPFGQLQCVAPAAQLSETPGYWGRPSVPLGTHSPTWPT; encoded by the coding sequence ATGAGCGAAGCAGCAACTGCGCTCGCGCAACTGTGGAGCTGGGCCGACTGCGATCCCGCCGCGCTCGAATGCACCCGGCTGACGGGCGGCGATCCGGTCCTGCCGACCAACTTCAAGATCGGGACGGCCGCGACGGCGACCATCGCGGCGGCGGGGCTGGCGGCCGCGGAGCTCTGGCGCCTCCGCACCGGCCGACGGCAGCGGGTCGCGGTGGACGCCCGCGCCGCGGCGGTGGCGTTCCGCAGCGAGCGCTATCTCCGGGTTGACGGGCGCACGCCTCCGGACGCGTGGGGCCCCATCTCCGGCTTCTACCGCGTCGGCGACGGGCGTTGGATCCAGCTCCACTGCAACTTCCCCCACCACCGCGACGGTGTGGTCCGCCTCCTCGGGTGCGATGGGACGCGCGAGGCGGTGGCGGCCGCGGTTCCGGGGTGGAAGGCGGGAGAGCTCGAGGACGCGCTGGCGGCCGCCGGACTGTGCGCCGGGATGGTGCGCGCTGCCGAGGAATGGCGAGAGCACCCGCAGGCCCAGGCGGTGGACCAGTTGCCAGTTTTCGAAATCATCAAGTTAGGTGATGCTCCGCCCGAGCCCTGCGGGGACGGCGGCCGGCCGCTGTCCGGGGTGCGAGTCCTCGATCTGACGCGGGTCATCGCCGGGCCCGTGTGCGGGCGCACGCTGGCCGAGCACGGCGCGGAGGTGCTCCTCATCACCGCGGAGCACCTGCCGCATATCGACATGCACGTCATGGACAACGGGCGCGGGAAGCTGTCCGCTTACCTGGACCTGCGCCGGGCGGGCGGGGCCGACCGGCTGCGGGCCCTGGTCCGCCGGGCCGACGTCTTCGCCCAGTCGTACCGTCCGGGCGCGCTGGCAGCTCACGGCTTCTTACCCGAGGAGGTGGCGCGGCTGCGGCCCGGCATCGTCTACGTCACAGTCAGCGCCTACAGCCACGCCGGACCGTGGCGGGAGCGGCGAGGGTTCGACAGCCTGGTCCAGTCCGTGAGCGGCATCGCCCACGAGGGTGGCGTGGCGACCGGGACCGCTGCGCCGAAGCACCTCCCGGCGCAGGCGCTCGACCACGCGACCGGCTACCTCGCGGCCTTCGGCGCGATGGTGGCGCTGGCGCGGCGGGCGCGGGAAGGCGGCAGCTACCTCGTGCGGGTCTCGCTCGCTCAGACGGGACGGTGGATCGATCGGCTGGGCCGGGTGACTGGCCACGGCACTCCCGAGCTCACGCTCGGGGACATCGAGGATCTTCTCCAGGTGGCGGAGTCTCCCTTCGGCCAGCTCCAATGCGTCGCCCCGGCGGCCCAGCTCTCAGAGACGCCGGGCTACTGGGGGCGTCCCTCAGTGCCGCTCGGGACCCACTCGCCGACATGGCCGACTTGA
- a CDS encoding CBS domain-containing protein, protein MKVAAILKAKGASVSTTPPDTTLSTIAWELKSKGIGALVVSEDGTTILGLIAERDIVHALAEHGAKLSGLRVSQVMSRSVITCTPEDSVTTVMALMTRYRVRHIPVVEDGKLRGIVSIGDVVKHRLDELAMEANIIREAYIARR, encoded by the coding sequence ATGAAGGTGGCAGCGATCCTGAAGGCCAAGGGCGCCAGCGTCTCGACGACACCGCCCGACACGACTCTGTCAACCATTGCGTGGGAACTGAAGTCGAAAGGCATAGGGGCCCTGGTCGTCAGCGAAGACGGGACCACGATCCTGGGCCTGATCGCGGAGCGTGATATCGTCCACGCCCTCGCCGAACATGGAGCGAAGCTGTCGGGGCTCCGTGTCTCCCAGGTGATGAGCCGATCCGTCATCACCTGCACGCCGGAGGACAGCGTCACGACGGTCATGGCCCTGATGACGCGCTATCGGGTCCGCCACATTCCCGTGGTCGAAGACGGGAAGCTCCGCGGGATCGTCAGCATCGGCGATGTGGTCAAGCACCGCCTGGACGAGCTCGCGATGGAGGCGAACATCATCCGGGAAGCCTACATCGCCCGCCGCTAG
- a CDS encoding OmpA family protein → MRETRRSLSRALWVLTVALTSGCVAPTAVPGPEPTLAWRHTARQCYADVNARRAVVYQAPYHEGRGALLGRAACDQYVEDMEAEEARRQARASGPAPQVDRETDLEQRLGRLEAELEQEKERVAGARALAEEASRAAQQALARAAEVRTQRHLVSTAVVTFGFDKWELDERARSKLLGVVKQLKEKSSLVVDLEGHTDAVGPAPYNLELGRRRAEAVRRFLVEHGLDLHRIHSIAFGEAHPVADNSTAAGRAENRRSAVKIFALAP, encoded by the coding sequence GTGAGAGAGACGCGGCGATCACTGAGCCGAGCGCTCTGGGTTCTGACGGTCGCCCTGACTTCCGGGTGCGTCGCACCCACGGCCGTACCGGGACCCGAGCCGACGCTCGCCTGGCGCCATACGGCTCGCCAGTGTTACGCGGATGTCAACGCCCGGCGGGCTGTCGTGTATCAAGCGCCCTATCACGAAGGTCGTGGGGCGCTCTTGGGCCGGGCTGCCTGCGACCAGTACGTGGAAGACATGGAAGCGGAGGAAGCGCGGCGGCAGGCCAGGGCCTCGGGACCCGCGCCGCAGGTTGACCGCGAAACCGACCTCGAGCAGCGCCTCGGGCGGCTGGAGGCCGAACTCGAGCAGGAAAAGGAGCGGGTGGCGGGGGCGCGCGCGCTGGCGGAGGAAGCAAGCCGGGCAGCCCAACAAGCCCTTGCTCGGGCCGCCGAGGTCCGGACCCAGCGCCACCTCGTGTCGACCGCCGTCGTCACCTTCGGGTTTGACAAGTGGGAGCTGGACGAACGGGCCCGGAGCAAACTGCTGGGGGTGGTGAAGCAGCTCAAGGAGAAGTCCAGCCTGGTCGTGGACCTCGAGGGACACACCGACGCCGTGGGCCCGGCGCCCTACAACCTCGAGCTAGGCCGGCGCCGGGCGGAGGCCGTCCGGCGCTTCCTGGTGGAGCACGGGCTCGACCTCCACCGCATCCATTCGATCGCGTTCGGAGAAGCTCACCCGGTGGCCGACAACAGCACCGCAGCCGGGCGCGCCGAAAACCGCCGAAGCGCCGTAAAAATCTTCGCGCTGGCCCCCTGA
- a CDS encoding SDR family oxidoreductase produces MRFQDQVVIVTGAAKGIGAAIARAFAREGARLALLDIDASGAEGVAGALAGRQVLVCKADVTVAADVRQAVDAVVARWGRIDVLVNNAGGFAVIRRTEDIPDEEWDAILRFNLTSVFLCSKAVVPVMKRQRSGRIVNLSSTVGRAGAVTVTSHYAAAKAGVLGFTRHLARELGPDGITVNAVAPGTVGTERWHALRTEEEKRKIAESVPLRRVSAPEEIAEAVLFLASDAARYITGATLDVNGGLVMM; encoded by the coding sequence ATGAGATTCCAGGACCAGGTGGTCATCGTGACCGGAGCCGCCAAGGGGATCGGTGCCGCCATTGCGCGCGCCTTCGCGCGCGAGGGGGCGCGGCTCGCGCTCCTCGACATCGACGCATCCGGCGCCGAGGGGGTGGCGGGCGCGCTGGCCGGGCGCCAGGTGCTCGTCTGCAAGGCCGACGTCACCGTCGCCGCCGACGTCCGGCAGGCGGTGGACGCGGTGGTCGCCCGCTGGGGGCGGATTGACGTGCTCGTCAACAACGCGGGCGGCTTCGCCGTCATCCGGCGCACCGAGGACATCCCCGACGAGGAGTGGGACGCGATCCTGCGCTTCAACCTCACCAGCGTGTTCCTGTGCTCGAAGGCGGTCGTGCCGGTGATGAAGCGTCAGCGCTCCGGCCGCATCGTGAACCTGTCCTCGACCGTGGGGCGGGCGGGAGCGGTGACCGTCACCTCCCACTACGCGGCGGCGAAGGCCGGCGTCCTCGGCTTCACCCGCCACCTCGCGCGCGAGCTCGGGCCCGACGGGATCACCGTCAACGCCGTGGCCCCCGGCACGGTCGGCACCGAGCGCTGGCACGCCCTGCGCACTGAGGAGGAGAAGCGGAAGATCGCGGAGAGCGTGCCCCTCCGCCGCGTCTCCGCCCCGGAGGAGATTGCCGAGGCCGTCCTCTTCCTCGCCTCCGATGCCGCGCGCTACATCACCGGAGCCACCCTCGACGTCAACGGTGGATTGGTGATGATGTGA
- a CDS encoding ABC transporter ATP-binding protein, giving the protein MAGVRLENLSKTFGRTQAVRGVNLDVADGEFVVFVGPSGCGKTTTLNLIAGLETPTTGDVWIGPDRVTDWEPRDRNLGMVFQSLALFPHMAVFDNIAFPLRIKNVPAADIRARVEAVAQTLHVAHLLGQRPATLSGGEAQRVALARTIIVRPAVFLMDEPLSSLDAKLRVEMRTELKRLHEALKATFIHVTHDQAEAMTMAARIVVMHQGLVQQVGPPLAIYNEPANRFVAGFFGVPAMNFVDGELREDGGRLRFEAPALSVPLAGRAAPAGRGAALGVRPEHVRLADGEGATPGPSWPATVSLTEPMGDETLVFLDYGGPVSLVAKVDAEEKVAAGDRRRFGFNLDRLRFFDAATGERILR; this is encoded by the coding sequence GTGGCCGGCGTGCGGCTCGAGAACCTCAGCAAGACCTTCGGCCGGACCCAGGCGGTGCGCGGAGTGAACCTGGACGTCGCCGACGGCGAGTTCGTGGTCTTCGTCGGTCCCTCCGGGTGCGGCAAGACGACCACGCTCAACCTGATCGCCGGGCTGGAGACGCCGACCACGGGCGACGTCTGGATCGGCCCCGACCGCGTCACCGACTGGGAGCCCCGCGATCGCAACCTCGGCATGGTCTTCCAGAGCCTCGCGCTCTTCCCGCACATGGCCGTCTTCGACAACATCGCCTTCCCCCTCCGGATCAAGAACGTGCCGGCCGCGGACATCCGCGCGCGGGTGGAGGCCGTGGCCCAGACCCTCCACGTCGCGCACCTCCTCGGCCAGCGCCCGGCCACGCTCTCGGGCGGCGAGGCCCAGCGGGTGGCGCTGGCCCGCACCATCATCGTGCGGCCGGCCGTCTTCCTCATGGACGAGCCTCTCTCCAGCCTCGACGCCAAGCTCCGGGTGGAGATGCGCACCGAGCTGAAGCGCCTGCACGAAGCCCTCAAGGCCACCTTCATCCACGTCACCCACGACCAGGCCGAGGCGATGACGATGGCCGCCCGCATCGTCGTCATGCACCAGGGGCTCGTCCAGCAGGTGGGGCCGCCGCTCGCCATCTACAACGAGCCGGCCAACCGCTTCGTGGCGGGGTTCTTCGGCGTCCCCGCCATGAACTTCGTGGACGGCGAGCTCCGCGAGGACGGGGGGCGCCTCCGCTTCGAGGCGCCGGCCCTGAGCGTGCCGCTGGCGGGGCGCGCGGCCCCGGCCGGCCGGGGGGCGGCGCTCGGCGTCAGGCCCGAGCACGTGCGCCTGGCGGACGGCGAGGGCGCCACGCCGGGCCCGAGCTGGCCGGCCACCGTGAGCCTCACCGAGCCAATGGGCGACGAGACCCTGGTCTTCCTCGACTACGGGGGCCCGGTGTCTCTCGTGGCCAAGGTCGACGCCGAGGAGAAGGTCGCCGCCGGCGACCGCCGCCGCTTCGGCTTCAACCTCGACCGGCTCCGGTTCTTCGACGCCGCGACGGGCGAGAGGATCCTCCGATGA
- a CDS encoding carbohydrate ABC transporter permease: protein MSRRRRRRLAAALRHAALLAWTLVVLFPVFWMVLTSFKDSGDWVSWPTRWWPWVDFQPTLFNYRQIFHFGTTGELRREYAEQAYNIWKGIADSALIVTIASVASLLLGSALAYAISRFRVGGRNYAYTILTVRMLPPIVVAVPMLIYYTSIPVFFANLLNVRLEFFDTYYGIILLYLTTTLPYVIWMMLAFIDEVPRELEHAARVMGAGRFTIVRKVVFPLVASGMVVTLMFVFILNWSEFLLALTLSQPKVLTLPVLLNKFQSAVEGRLYGPQAAIGTVVTIPVVILGFVIQKHLVKGFSFGMIRR from the coding sequence ATGAGCCGCCGTCGCCGCAGGCGCCTGGCGGCCGCGCTCCGGCACGCCGCCCTTCTGGCCTGGACGCTCGTGGTGCTCTTCCCCGTCTTCTGGATGGTGCTGACGTCCTTCAAGGACTCCGGGGACTGGGTGAGCTGGCCCACGCGCTGGTGGCCCTGGGTCGACTTCCAGCCGACCCTGTTCAACTACCGCCAGATCTTCCACTTTGGGACGACCGGCGAGCTGCGGCGCGAGTACGCGGAGCAGGCCTACAACATCTGGAAGGGCATCGCCGACAGCGCCCTCATCGTCACCATCGCGTCGGTGGCCTCGCTGCTGCTGGGGTCGGCGCTCGCCTACGCGATCTCGCGCTTCCGGGTCGGGGGCAGGAACTACGCCTACACGATCCTCACCGTGCGCATGCTCCCGCCGATCGTGGTGGCGGTGCCGATGCTGATCTACTACACGAGCATTCCCGTCTTCTTCGCGAACCTCCTCAACGTCCGGCTGGAGTTCTTCGACACCTACTACGGCATCATCCTGCTCTACCTCACCACCACCCTCCCCTACGTCATCTGGATGATGCTGGCCTTCATCGACGAGGTGCCGCGCGAGCTCGAGCACGCCGCCCGGGTGATGGGCGCCGGGCGGTTCACAATCGTCCGCAAGGTCGTCTTCCCGCTGGTCGCCTCCGGCATGGTGGTGACGCTCATGTTCGTCTTCATCCTGAACTGGAGCGAGTTCCTCCTCGCCCTCACCCTGTCCCAGCCCAAGGTCCTCACGCTGCCCGTCCTCCTCAACAAGTTCCAGTCGGCGGTCGAGGGGCGCCTCTACGGGCCCCAGGCCGCCATCGGCACCGTCGTGACGATCCCGGTCGTGATCCTGGGGTTCGTCATCCAGAAGCACCTGGTGAAGGGCTTCAGCTTCGGGATGATCCGGCGCTAG
- a CDS encoding sugar ABC transporter permease translates to MTRLPDTAAAPPGVAAASTRSRRLTVGAWLEQERVFRWIPLIPVQLLLLALLAVPFALTIYISLLRWRLTLGFWTAAPFGGLSNFVDALTDEVFLFSIVRTFTFAASAVTAELLLGFGLALLTYKSFRGRRFYLTVFLIPMMIIPVVVGYDFSMLLIDTGPLNHALSRLTGQEVRIRWMSEYRAAQVAVVLADIWQWTPLTFLIFVSGLSALPPEPIRAAQVMGASRWQVFRYVQLPLLKPVIMIALVVRSMEALKIFDIPMLLTQGGPGNATETLSIFLWRNAWVFNKVSYAAAASVLLLVLFSVVIFASIRLLQRERAALEAERVPAR, encoded by the coding sequence ATGACAAGACTCCCGGACACCGCCGCCGCGCCACCTGGCGTGGCGGCGGCCTCGACTCGCTCCCGACGGCTCACCGTCGGGGCGTGGCTGGAGCAGGAGAGGGTCTTCCGCTGGATCCCCCTCATTCCCGTCCAGCTTCTGCTCCTCGCGCTCCTCGCCGTACCCTTCGCGCTGACGATCTACATCAGCCTGCTCCGCTGGCGGCTCACCCTGGGCTTCTGGACGGCCGCGCCCTTCGGGGGTCTGTCCAACTTCGTGGACGCGCTCACCGACGAGGTGTTCCTCTTCTCGATCGTCCGCACCTTCACCTTCGCCGCTAGCGCCGTCACCGCCGAGCTGCTTCTCGGCTTCGGCCTCGCCCTCCTCACCTACAAGAGCTTCCGCGGCCGCCGCTTCTACCTCACCGTCTTCCTCATCCCCATGATGATCATCCCCGTTGTCGTCGGGTACGACTTCTCGATGCTCCTGATCGACACGGGCCCGCTCAACCACGCGCTCAGCCGGCTCACGGGCCAAGAGGTCCGCATCCGCTGGATGTCCGAGTACCGGGCGGCCCAGGTGGCGGTGGTCCTGGCCGACATCTGGCAGTGGACGCCGCTCACCTTCCTGATCTTCGTCTCCGGCCTCTCGGCGCTGCCGCCGGAGCCGATCCGGGCCGCCCAGGTGATGGGGGCGAGCCGGTGGCAGGTGTTCCGGTACGTACAGCTCCCGCTGCTCAAACCCGTCATCATGATCGCGCTGGTCGTCCGCTCCATGGAGGCGCTCAAGATCTTCGACATCCCGATGCTCCTGACCCAGGGCGGGCCGGGCAACGCCACCGAGACGCTCTCGATCTTCCTCTGGCGGAACGCCTGGGTCTTCAACAAGGTCTCCTACGCGGCGGCCGCGTCCGTGCTCCTCCTGGTCCTCTTCAGCGTCGTGATCTTCGCCTCCATCCGCCTCCTCCAGCGGGAGCGGGCGGCCCTGGAGGCCGAGCGGGTGCCGGCCCGATGA